Proteins encoded in a region of the Micropterus dolomieu isolate WLL.071019.BEF.003 ecotype Adirondacks linkage group LG09, ASM2129224v1, whole genome shotgun sequence genome:
- the ciarta gene encoding circadian associated repressor of transcription a — MNSLGSSSKWPSYDSLPSTSSFLLSESEQTEDEADVFSEGDGDSGIRNPLSVDEGITLSRNYLDFPAHSDQLHLRSKGDQPEHCMGETKHRDSASSPGAATLGSSSATPGDLAFAQKCTDLCRFIRPLLELLQGLKMGRFEKGLSSFQQSVAIDRLQRILGILQRPEMGEKYLQNLLQIEMLLKMWFPQVAFQSTDAPSQTTTLRQPPHWRQNQLHMPVKKRKLSWSDPEYSGKVPIEQKHHQHGKHGSCQAADSLDIISTCLPGSQKRQKTQAEETAEPTGGRCTAGHKFTDTDRPLYLCSKRENEYRKQPEISLPSTSPCCSPAAQDSSVSSSDTITTTDSP; from the exons ATGAATTCATTGGGCAGTTCTTCCAAATGGCCATCTTATGACTCACTACCCTCCACCTCAAGCTTTCTCCTCAGTGAGAGTGAGCAGACGGAGGATGAAGCAGACGTCTTCTCAGAGGGAGACGGGGACAGTGGAATAAGGAATCCCCTCTCAGTTGATGAAGGAATCACACTTTCTAGAAATTACCTTGATTTCCCAGCTCATTCAGATCAGCTGCACTTGAGGTCTAAGGGCGACCAGCCTGAACACTGCATGGGGGAAACTAAGCATCGCGACTCAGCCTCTTCTCCTGGAGCTGCCACACTAGGGTCATCTTCAGCCACACCAGGGGACCTGGCTTTCGCTCAGAAG TGTACAGATTTGTGCAGGTTTATCCGTCCTCTGCTTGAGCTTCTACAGGGGTTAAAGATGGGGCGATTTGAGAAAG GTTTATCCAGCTTCCAGCAGAGTGTTGCCATAGACAGATTGCAGAGGATTCTTGGAATACTACAGAGGCCTGAAATGGG tgaGAAATACCTCCAAAACCTGCTGCAGATAGAGATGTTGCTCAAAATGTGGTTCCCTCAGGTGGCATTTCAGTCCACAGATGCACCAAGTCAGACCACCACTCTCAGACAACCACCACACTGGCGCCAAAATCAGCTCCACATGCCAGTTAAG AAGAGAAAACTGAGCTGGTCAGACCCTGAATACTCTGGCAAAGTCCCAATCGAGCAGAAGCACCATCAACATGGAAAACATGGGAGCTGCCAGGCTGCTGATTCACTTGACATCATTTCCACATGTCTACCTGGAtcacagaaaagacagaaaactcAAGCGGAAGAAACAGCTGAGCCAACTGGGGGCAGGTGCACAGCTGGACACAAATTTACAGACACTGATAGGCCGTTATATTTATGTagcaagagagaaaatgagtATCGGAAGCAGCCTGAGATTTCTTTGCCCTCCACTTCCCCTTGTTGCAGCCCAGCTGCACAGGACAGCTCAGTGTCCTCAAGTGACACCATTACTACAACTGACTCACCTTAG